One Apteryx mantelli isolate bAptMan1 chromosome 2, bAptMan1.hap1, whole genome shotgun sequence genomic window, TATCATCTTACACCAAAAAGATTTTGGATGTGATCTTGTTAAATATTCTGAGATCCTTCTCCAGaatgaatgcatgcagtgtggaaCGAGATTGCTGACCTCTGATGGAGTGATTTGAACATGCATCTTTTAATGAGACTGACAGTACAGGCAGCAGTTCCTGCTTTTGTGCCACAAGATTGCTCACCTTCTTCTGCACAATCCCAGTGAGGGACTGCCTGCCTATGGCCTAGTTTTTTTCATAATAATGGTAGGATAATATAAAGACACTTAAGAAAACACTATCAATATAGCAAACTAGCTTTCTGAGGGGTCCTGATTAAATTGTGCTCATGACTTAAGAAGGGGGAGACTCTCTCACCTCAACCCTGACATTGGCCATGTTCTCCTAGTAAGACAAAGCCGGGTGCAGGTGTTCTGTCTTCCTTTTTACCAAAACAGACTTTTATAATGTGCTTTTCACTCTTTGTAGACAGCAGTTTGCAGCAGAACAGTGCGACTTCAGCAACTCCTTATTCCAGCCTTCCAGACTCTGCATTATACCCCAGCCTTTCAGGAGATGTCACCCAAACTACAGCTAGCTCAAATGACTATCAGGCTTTGCTCCCTTTGGATGTTAACTGTATTCTCAAGCCAAATTCATTTGACATAGCAAAGATGGATGAGCCCGCAGGTAGGAAGAAACCGTTACTATTTTAACAGTTTTACTAGTTTCCTGAGCTGTTCTTTGTGACCAAGTTACCAGTGAGTTATCAAGTGGTAAAGATGAACACTTTTGCCACAGAGGAAATGACAGGCCTTTGTCTATCTCCTAACAAAGCCATTGAGCCACTTTTGAGCAGCAATCTCATTCTGAGTAAAATACCCTCCTCTGCTGCCAAATAAGCTTTGTATTGCACCCAACTTTAAGGTTATAAGAGATCAACTGTACAGcacaggagaggaaggagaaattTAGCAGGAACAATTGAgggataaaaatacaaatatcttTTAAGTATATATGGCACACTGACTGTCTCCACAGCTCCTGTGGTGTGCACACAAGCCATATTGTACTTTGCAGTTCAGTGTTTTAATGCAGAGAATCTGCATTAGCTACTATAAATGCATGCTTCTGTCTTTCACAGGAACTATCAGTGGGGATATTATTGATGAACTCATGTCTTCTGATGGTGAGTATTCAGTATCTTCACTTTTTAATAATGACAAGTAGTAGCATGGTTTTTGTATGAACAGTACTCTTGGTAGGTGTCTGTTAAATCTGATGCCAAGAGTCAATATGAAACTACTTCTTTCCCCTGTGCTGCCTCCTCTATCCTTGTCATTCTGGTCTTTGCTCCCCTTTCAGTTCCTCTGTAACAGTTTTATTTAACAATCAAAATGTGAAAGTCTCAATGCAGCAAGCACTTACATGCATGAGTAACTCAACAGTACTTAATTCAGGAACAAAGAAAGAATAGGCTGATGACTAGGgtgctatcttaaaaaaaattggtttAGTTTTGTTCTGCCCCAGGCTTCCTGCAGGAGCTTTAAGTAAATAGAACATATTTACGTGCCTGCATGCAGACTGATATATGGCCAGCTTTGGTACACTGGCAGAACAGACAAATGTAACCCGCTTCTGGTCCTGTGCCTCAGTGGCCACTGGAATACAGAGCTGAGCCGAGCTAGTAAGTTCGAGTACTCCCTGCCTCTCTGCTGCATCTGCACTGACCCAGGTGCCAGGCAAAGAGCTGAACTCAGCTGGCATTCTTCATCTTTCCCTGTACCTGTGCTATTCTGCGAGCAGCCTGTGTTATCATCTGCTCTTCAAGCAGACAGCCTCAGGGTTTATCCAGGAGGAACCCTGCAATTATAAGATCCAAGAGGGAAGACAGGATTACATGAATGTGCCAATAAAATACATGGTGAAAAGGGAAATAGGCTCAACTTTTAGAGCAGATGATACAGCATGTCCAGCTCATCTGCATTAGATTACTGTGCTGAAGCAAGGCATGAGGGCTAAGGCTTCTCTTCTTGCATTGCCCAAAGACTGCTTCAAGTCCATGCTTGAAATGCAGTGTACAGAGAGCCTGCCAGCCTCCATTTTCCATCCGTAAAATGGGGACAATGGTAACTTCCTTATGTGAGATGATAAATGTTTGAAGATTACAGTGCTGCAACAGGAAGAAGGAAATACCTATGTAAGTGATGGCTTTCTGATGGAAATTTCAAAAGCTGCTCAGCAGCTCCTTTGCTGCACAAGGAGAGGTTAAGTCTGTATTCCACAGCAATCACTCCGTGCCAGCAAATTCacttaaaatattaagaaaaaatgaagACATATCACTTACTGCTTTAGTTGTAAGGCAGTACAGGTATTCCTAGCACGTATCCCAGCATGCTTGTCAGATTGTCAAGACAATATTTTAAATCAAGACTAAACCTGGCACTGAGGATGACAGACATGATGAATTATGAGATAGGACTCATATGCTGGAAGTGTTTTAATTTAAACTAAACTATTCCTGCtttacagtttttcctctctTACGACTCTCTCCTACTCCCGGAGATGACTACAACTTTAACCTGGATGATAATGAAGGAGTCTGTGATCTCTTTGATGTGCAGATACTAAATTATTAGATATTGTGTCAACCAGACTATCTACCTCTAACTATAACATTCTAGACTTCTTCATAACCTAAGTATTTGAATAATGAATGTATAACTTCTTAGTTCACTGACTCTGGGAGTatatttccttttgcttcctttaACTACTTCACAAAACAAATGGAACAACCAGAGAAAAGGGCTTTCATCAAAAATTCTGGCATTTTTTTCACCTGTGTGTCCTTTGTGTAATCCAATGATTTGAAGTTTTCTTTtgtaaaaaacatttgaaaatgctTTACAGCCttttgatcattaaaaaaaaaaaaaatgatttggcTTCCTGCTCACAGTTATCAGCATTTTTTGAAGCTTTACTGCCAAGAAGCTTTCTGTACCTTTCAATCAATAACCTTTCAATCAATTTTGAAGCTTTCACTGCCAAGCTGAAAAGTGAAGGACATCAACTTGAGTTATGCTAAATTGTTTCAGTGAACCAATTTTGTGAAGTGCCTTCTGTTTTAGCACTTTAAGTTTCTCACACTGACTTCTGACATTCCACTTTCCTAGATTATAGGAAAGGTCTGTTTGTAGTTTGTATTAAAGTGTGCCAATACTTGTATATtaacaagatttttttaataaaattgtacAAACAAAGCAACCACTCTGTGTACTCTTCATTTCTTGGAATCCCTGCATCATCTATTATGCATTACAACTGAGATAATAGGCTTGTGGCGGCATCCACGTTTGCTGGTTCATGTTCCAGATGCTTGGAAACCTGAAAATAAGAAGTTTCACTTTTAAGTAGAgtgtaatttcttttcctttttttttttttttaatagcttgggAAAAAAGATTTAGTAAGTACCTGCTGTTTAGAAGATTAATTagtctttgaaatatttaatttaggCTAATTCTGCAGTCATAATTCAGTAATTTGGGGGGATTACAGGATTCACTAAATCTGACAAATCAGCAGCCAGTACTGTATGCTACAGGAGAAAGACAAAAGATTGTGCCAGTAACATAAATGGAAACAGGCTCAATTTTTAGTTGAGGGTATTATGCTCTAGACAGCGTAATTTTGAAGCCTTAGAAGAAATACTATTACTTACAGCCTGAGTGATCAAATTCATGGTTATGTCATGAACTAGCACATGAGGAGTGGCATAGTCTGAATTCCCAGCCATATGCAAGCCAGCAGGGCTAAGGccaatggcaccagctgccttGAAACCCTTGCTCAGCCTCATCCTATGCTGGAGGCAGTCCCCTGCAGTTCCtttttcctcagcctctcctgaaGGTATTTAGTGCTGGTTCTGTTGCTCCCAGCCATACAGAAACTTGACCACCCCAGGCACAGTAAATAAAACTTGTGGCCACATTACTGAACTAATCCCTCTACTTCCCCCCAcagccagcatggattcaccTTTACTTCCTACCGGGCCATTGCTTTTTCCATCCCCCAAACCATGACCAGATCATCAAAGACAGCTGGCAAAAGGAGGAGCTTGTCAGCAATTAAATTGTGTGCCAGTGCTCAAGACTCTGTCTAGCCCTGTTTACTTGGCTAGGCTAGACAAAGCAAAAGGAGTGAAACATTGTCTTGATCCCTAAGTGCTGCAGGCAAGAGTTATTGTACAGAAACTGCTGTGTTTCAGATGTTGGTAGTTCTAATGAGGGAGTATGAAGGCTTGGGAATGCGGAACAGAAAGAGGTAGAGCCATTTGGTTCAAAAGATCTACTAGGTGCTTCAGGTAGGGAACAGGAAGAGTCACTTTTACTTTGTGTCTATTCATGTTGAGACACAAGCCTCAAATCAAGGGTCTGTAGCTGGACCTGACTTTAAAAAATCCTTTAGAAATAAAGGTAGAGCATCATTAAAATGTTTAGGAAGCACACTCAGGCTTAGCTGCCCACCCTCTTCACTTTTGACTTTAATAGTTATATAGTACTTAAATATGCTAACCAGATTTTAACATTACCATGCAACTGAAATTAATAAAGCTGAGTTTAAAGCACTAGAGCAACAGCATGAATTGCCTTCAGTCTTAGGGACAGAGCATAATGCTTTGAATGTGGCACTTTGTAAAAAAACTGAGGAGGGAAATGAAAAGAATACAATTACCTGATGTTCCTGTTGAGGTTCTGCTGCCGTGCCTTTTGATAGCTGCTTTACTTCTTTCTGAACTTCTGTAAATGCTTTATTTAGTGCTCTGACTTTCTCAGCATTTACAATATTTatctgtaaagagaaaaaaaaaatcctagaagtTGGTATTTTAGACTGAAATTCCGTTGGTATATTGTGAAACTGCCTCATTTCTGTACAACTATTACAGAGCCTATGTATTATGCATATCTTGCAAAATTGCTTTTTGCAGGCAACATTCTTAGGTTTGGGTTTATTTTTTGGTACTTCATTGTAACATCTAGTCATGTAAATATTATATTACTAATGTTCTAATAAATTGACAATTATGAAAGCAGTTAAGCTTATTCTGTTGGAAAGGGAAACCATGCCTCTGGTCCAGAAACAGAACACAGAACAAAAGCCTGGTTGTAGATAAGCCATGCCACCTTCAGTTCCTCTCAGCTGGAGTGAGTGAACATAGACAGTTCAAGGAAGGATTCCTTACTTCATCTGTAAATGATCAGACCAGTTTGAAATGTTCCAGCCGTTCACCTTTCAGCATCACACATTGCACTCCTCCTTGTTCCTACTGTAGGTTGACCAACAATGTCTACCAGACTTTGCTATGGTAGTTAAAGAAACTTGTGCAGCGGGGGCAGAACAGGGTGTGCATCTGGTCCTGGACACCTCTTTTCACAAAGATGCTTGCTTCCGAATGGGAACTAAGACACAGACGTGCTGTGCTCTGGGGACAATCTTCTGTAGTAGAGGAGCAGGCTGGATACTTGGGGCCATAAGCACTTTCTTTGCTGCAGTAAAGAAAGATTTGGCTAATCTCAGCCCTGGTGCCTGTTGCTTCTGAAGCACCAAATTTTGAACAGGATCTTAGCCAGATAGCGGCATGTTACATTGCAACACGTTCCAGAAGCATGTGAATACTTCTGCAGGCAATCCCAGATTTCAGGATACCTGCTACTGTTCCAAAGGCTCCCGCTGTAATTCGCCTCGTAGCAAAATATGTAGGCAGGAGCAAACCATGAACTCTTACACCTATCCCTGTTGCTTTCAATGCTTCCTTAATGTCAGATCATGGATACGTTATTCTAAACGAGCGACTAAGAGAATCTAAGAGAATCAAAGTAGTAATAAGGCAGTGGCAAGAAGCTGATCAAACAAGTCTATTTAGCAGTAGCAGTTTAATTCATAATACCTCAAGAAATACGGATTTAGCTCGTAGCTCAAATTAAAGTGGATGGGACTGTAGGCAGCTCAATTTACAAAGTGTTTAGGGCCTGTTAACATTTTCCAGCCTCACAGTGATGCTGAAAGGGTGCAACCAGTTCTTAAAACCAACAGCATTTGGTTTTAAGAACGGATATTCTCTGATACCCTGGAAAGGACATCTCTGTGGCAAGAGGCTCTGTAGTTAGCGTTTGTATCTATATCAAAAGTTGCTTGAATAGTTATAATTGACTTTTATCTGTTAAAGAGTAAACCTGTTTTAACAAATTTTTCTGAGCACCTTATTATACTGGTTAAATAAGCGATAAGTAAATCCGAAGGCCTAATGAATTAAAGAATACAGCTTCAAACACACAATAAAATTTTACTCCTAATGAGATACTGACTTTTCATTAAGATGATTTCAAACCTGTTTCTCTCTTTATTACACAAAACACTCTAAGAGGCAATTTGATGCCAGTACATTAAACTGTTTTGGGTCTCCCTGTTTATTTCCGGAGTTTGTTATGTTCCTGTTTACCAGGTTAACTGGTCAAGGAGCTTTATCTTCCAGGAGAAAATCGGAGAGAGCCTTTTCTAGGGCTGCTGTTCAGTTAAACTCTATTTGCCCAGCATACTGTAGCTAGATCTATTGGGAACATTAACCCACTAACTTTCTACCTGTATTACGGGCGCCGGCGAGGGCGTTTGCAGACCTTGCGCTTCTCTCTTTGGCAAGGTAGTGACATCACGCAGCACTCAATTTTCAGGAGGAAACCTCGCACTTAGGCACGTAATCCAGCTGCCaggagagggatttttttttcctccaaatagaAATCTTTCTTATTCAAATTGAATTTTTTATCCAGAAGCGTAGCGCTCGTCATACAGCTTCATTTAGTCAAGAcccgccctcccccccgccgAGGTCTCGGGGACACCGCAGGCCGCAGCCGCCGGGGAGGGAGCGCACGTgcacccgccgcgacccgccgcaCGCACCTTGCGCAGCGCCGTGGCGACGGGCTTCGGCTtcgccttggccttggccttggccgcCCTCCCGCCGGCGGCGCGGAAGACGCTCCCGCTCGCCCGCGCCCGGCTCCTGCCcatgcccgcgccgccgcccggcccggcctgacGTCACAGCCGCGCGCCGGGCAGCCCGACGTCACGGGGCAGGGGGCGCCCCGCCCGGAGGGGGAgcgcgcggctccgcgctgcgCGGGTGTTTAAACGTGGGGTTTTCGGTTTTCGGGTGGGTTTTTTGCGTGGCCGCTGCGAAACCCGGTTTCCTCGTGGCGCCGGTTATTAAGCGCGATGAAGCCTCGCTGCGGAGTGACCCCCGGCGTTAAACGCACCGAGAGGCGGCGCGGAGCCCGCTCGGGGCAGCGGTGCGCGCTGCGCTTTACTTGCGGGGGCAGAGGGGACCCCAGAAACGGgcacctccccccccaccccgtcttTACTACCTGCGTGTCAAACAACTCACAAAACTTGCGGGGAGGCGGTTTGGTTTTGTCCGAACCGCTCTTTTGGGAGCGCGGCCgggtgcgcggcgctgcgcggggggcggCAGCCACAGCCTCCCTTGGTGACCCGGCGTGGGGGGGCAGGCGCACCTCCGGCGCCGTCACCCCCTGCGGAGCCCCCGCGGCTTCGCGCTGCGCGGAcccgcccgccggcggctggcgatcgggacgggacgggacggggcaggGGCGGGCTGCGCGGGTGCGCAGCGCAGCAGGTTTCTTATCGGCGCCGGAGCATCGGGGCGTCGCCGCTGGCCTCCTTCAAAGCGGGCGGCGGTGCCGCGACGGCCGCTTTTCTCGGCTCGGTTCCGCTCCGTTCGGCTcagcgctgcccggcccggcccgacgcaGCACCATGCTGCACTGGGGGTACGACGAGCACAACGGTAGGGGCCGGGGCACccgcgggggggagcgcgccgcgccgcgctgcgctgcgggaGCCGCCCGCGGGGCTGGTGCGCGGAGCCTGGCGGTGCGAGGCGGTGCCGGGtccgccgggagcggcgggcgctTTGCTGCGCTTCGCCTcggagctgggaagctgctcgGTCCTGCTCCCTCGGGGACCTGGCTCGCTCGCCCCGTCCGGTGGCTGCCTGCACGTATCAAGTGTTCATTAGATGGTCGCACTGACCGGACCTGCTGCGCTGGCAGTGCCGGACTCTGGCTGCGCTGCCTGTGTTCCCCGTGGGAAATGCTAAGTGTTAATCAGCAGAGTAATTTGAACTTATAACTATGCACCTAAGAGGAGAAACTTTTAGATCCTAGTTATTTCATAGTTTCCTTAATCTAATCCTTCTTTGAAGTCACACTGCGTACTCATCAGCCGACCGAAAGACTTCCCTGCGCTTTGCATCGTAAGTCATGCAAATGCACTCTTGTGTGCAGACGGGCACGCACTTCACGCCAGCAGAAATCAAAGTTCTTTTCTTAAGTTGGAGAGTCAACTCTGGTGAAGTAATAAAAGCTTATGTGGTCTGTTTTCATACATAGAGAAATAGGACACCATGATAGTAAAAGGAGAAATGTATGTATTTGCACATACCAATGCCTACAGCAGTATGtttcttttatattattatttagagTTTGGAATACTGTTTGTGTGAGTCCTACCTTTCCTTCAAGATCCTTTTGTTCAGTCTTTTTTGGATGGATATACTTTTCCAGAAAAACTGGGCGGTGGTGGGTCGTAGTGATGTTGCAAGGATTAGGCGTGTTATCTAATATTATGCAGTGCTGTACCCCTCCCCTTAAGACGCAAACGGGGCTTGTTTTTCAAATTTGTGTCTCCATATGTTTTCCAAGAGTGCTGTGGACTTCACCTGCAAGGTCCAGATAAGAAGCTTGCTTTCCCTCCCTTATCCTAGCCCCCCTCCTTGGCTATGCTCAGCTTCTGGGAAGGGGAGGGTGCCCCAGTTCCTATCAGGCGGTCGCCCTGGACCTTGCTTGAGGCCCCATCTCCAGCATCAAACCCTGTTTTCTGGCTGATAACCTATGTGGGGCGATGATTGCCTTTGCTTCTCTGCTGGAGCCCCAGCTG contains:
- the RBIS gene encoding ribosomal biogenesis factor, which produces MGRSRARASGSVFRAAGGRAAKAKAKAKPKPVATALRKINIVNAEKVRALNKAFTEVQKEVKQLSKGTAAEPQQEHQVSKHLEHEPANVDAATSLLSQL